From one Chryseobacterium sp. 3008163 genomic stretch:
- a CDS encoding helix-turn-helix domain-containing protein, whose translation MKEKVTRVLSEFNNELKLQGFKAFQIENDSNETRTYSRKEFYKICLTTGKSKIHYSDKTYEQEGTILFFGNPHIPYSWETISTTYVGYTILFSAEFFKNSERSESLQQSSFFKIGGTPVLKITSEQRNFLNTIFQKMIAEQESEYVFKDELIRNYISLIIHESLKMEPSENYEQSKNASSRLTSVFLELLERQFPIETTANPLQLRTAQHYAQHLNVHINYLNRAVKEVTGKSTTSHITERIITESKALLQHTDWSISEIAYALGFEYPTYFNNFFKKQTGTNPKAFRLTEV comes from the coding sequence GGTTACACGAGTTCTCTCTGAGTTTAATAATGAACTGAAACTTCAGGGATTCAAGGCATTTCAAATTGAAAATGACAGTAATGAAACGCGTACCTACAGCAGAAAAGAATTCTATAAAATTTGCCTTACAACCGGAAAAAGTAAAATTCACTATTCTGATAAAACCTATGAGCAGGAAGGTACAATTCTCTTTTTTGGCAATCCGCATATTCCTTACTCCTGGGAAACGATTTCTACAACATATGTGGGTTATACCATTCTTTTCTCTGCCGAATTCTTTAAAAATTCTGAACGTTCCGAGAGTCTTCAGCAATCTTCATTCTTTAAGATTGGCGGAACTCCGGTTTTGAAAATAACTTCTGAACAAAGAAACTTTCTTAATACTATTTTCCAAAAAATGATTGCTGAGCAAGAGAGCGAATATGTGTTTAAAGATGAATTGATTCGCAATTATATAAGTCTCATTATCCACGAATCTTTGAAGATGGAGCCTTCTGAAAATTATGAGCAAAGCAAGAATGCATCGTCAAGATTAACCTCTGTTTTTCTAGAATTACTCGAAAGACAATTTCCGATTGAAACCACTGCAAATCCTCTTCAATTAAGAACAGCGCAACATTATGCTCAGCATCTGAATGTGCACATCAATTATCTGAATCGTGCAGTAAAAGAAGTCACCGGAAAATCTACGACTTCGCATATTACCGAAAGAATCATTACAGAATCAAAAGCACTTTTGCAGCACACCGACTGGAGCATTTCCGAAATCGCTTATGCGCTAGGTTTCGAATATCCAACTTATTTTAATAATTTCTTTAAAAAACAAACAGGAACCAATCCTAAAGCTTTTCGACTGACTGAAGTTTGA
- a CDS encoding sugar O-acetyltransferase, with protein MSDSKHNSGSKLFQNDIFERLLAGETILPNDSQIDKLREEAFAVKVLLNQMNNSSNPEEITDILSQILDKEVQDIAVFTPIYINYGKHITIGKNVFINFDCTFLALGGIIIENDVLIGPKVSLITENHPLNPKDRKGLICKSILIKKNAWIGANATILPGVTIGENAIVAAGAVVSKDVPDNTVVGGIPAKFIKTI; from the coding sequence ATGTCAGATTCAAAGCATAATTCCGGTTCTAAATTATTTCAAAATGATATTTTTGAAAGGCTTTTAGCTGGTGAAACTATCCTTCCAAACGATTCACAAATAGACAAATTGCGAGAAGAAGCTTTTGCTGTAAAAGTATTGCTTAATCAGATGAATAATTCTTCAAATCCTGAAGAAATTACAGACATATTATCTCAAATTTTAGACAAAGAAGTTCAGGATATTGCTGTCTTCACACCCATTTACATCAATTATGGTAAGCACATTACCATTGGTAAAAACGTCTTTATTAATTTCGACTGTACCTTTCTTGCATTAGGCGGAATTATCATCGAAAATGATGTTTTAATTGGCCCGAAAGTAAGTCTCATTACCGAAAATCACCCATTAAATCCCAAAGATAGAAAAGGTCTGATTTGCAAATCTATTCTTATCAAAAAAAATGCGTGGATTGGTGCTAATGCAACGATTTTACCTGGTGTAACGATTGGCGAAAATGCCATAGTCGCTGCAGGAGCTGTAGTTTCTAAAGATGTTCCTGATAATACCGTCGTTGGTGGAATTCCTGCAAAATTTATTAAAACAATTTAA